A window of the Dyadobacter pollutisoli genome harbors these coding sequences:
- a CDS encoding succinate dehydrogenase/fumarate reductase iron-sulfur subunit, whose product MSLSLKVWRQSNKDTAGGFENYKLDHVSPDMSFLEMFDVLNEQLIVEGKEPVSFDHDCREGICGACSMYINGRPHGPLKGVTTCQLHMRSFNDGDTIVVEPWRAKAFPVIKDLVVDRDAFDRVISAGGFISVNTGNAQDANSLPIAKEAADDAFSAAACIGCGACVAACKNASAMLFVSAKISQLALLPQGQAEREIRAEKMVAQMDAEGFGNCTNTGACSAECPKEIGMVNIARMNREYIGAKLSSSAV is encoded by the coding sequence ATGAGTTTGTCACTGAAAGTTTGGAGACAAAGTAATAAAGATACAGCAGGAGGGTTCGAGAATTACAAGCTCGACCATGTCTCTCCTGATATGTCATTTCTTGAAATGTTCGATGTATTAAATGAGCAGCTCATTGTAGAAGGAAAAGAGCCTGTATCGTTTGATCATGACTGCCGTGAAGGTATTTGCGGAGCCTGCTCCATGTATATCAATGGCCGTCCGCATGGCCCGCTGAAAGGTGTTACAACCTGCCAGCTGCACATGCGTTCTTTTAATGATGGAGATACGATTGTAGTAGAGCCGTGGAGAGCAAAGGCTTTCCCGGTGATCAAGGACCTGGTTGTGGACCGTGATGCTTTTGACCGCGTTATTTCGGCGGGTGGGTTTATTTCTGTCAATACCGGTAATGCGCAGGATGCAAACAGCCTGCCTATCGCGAAGGAAGCGGCGGATGACGCGTTTTCTGCTGCGGCATGTATTGGTTGCGGGGCGTGTGTGGCTGCATGTAAAAATGCGTCGGCTATGTTGTTCGTTTCGGCCAAGATATCGCAGCTGGCATTATTACCTCAGGGACAGGCTGAGCGTGAGATCCGTGCGGAGAAAATGGTTGCTCAAATGGATGCAGAAGGCTTTGGAAACTGTACCAATACCGGCGCTTGTTCGGCAGAATGTCCAAAAGAGATCGGTATGGTGAACATTGCAAGGATGAACAGGGAGTACATTGGCGCGAAATTGTCTTCGTCGGCAGTGTAG
- a CDS encoding OmpH family outer membrane protein, which produces MNNNTSLIWNIVLSLAVAVLFFLHFSGKPSGDSGAVADGGVVAGRRTVYVQVDSLLKNYEFFKDTRKELENKNFQLENELNTKGRSLQNEVAFFQQKAQTMTPEQARSTEAQLMKKQQDLVAYRDQSAQALGQEEAKKNEELYKNIRSYIDKYNKENGYEFVLGYSLGGGILFANPSLDVTQKILDGLNKEYKSSGKPAAADSTKK; this is translated from the coding sequence GTGAACAATAATACTTCGTTAATTTGGAACATCGTCCTTTCTTTGGCAGTAGCGGTGTTATTCTTTTTACATTTTTCCGGTAAGCCTTCAGGAGATTCCGGAGCAGTAGCAGACGGTGGTGTAGTCGCAGGCCGTCGTACAGTTTATGTTCAGGTAGACTCTCTTTTGAAAAACTACGAGTTTTTTAAGGATACCAGAAAAGAGCTTGAAAACAAGAATTTCCAGCTTGAAAATGAGTTGAACACAAAAGGACGTTCTCTACAAAACGAAGTCGCTTTTTTTCAACAAAAAGCACAAACCATGACTCCTGAGCAAGCACGCTCCACAGAAGCTCAATTGATGAAAAAACAACAGGATCTGGTAGCTTATCGCGACCAGTCGGCGCAGGCCCTGGGGCAGGAAGAAGCTAAAAAGAATGAAGAGCTTTATAAAAATATCAGATCTTATATCGACAAATACAACAAAGAGAATGGCTACGAATTTGTATTGGGCTACTCTTTGGGCGGAGGCATTTTGTTTGCCAACCCTTCTCTGGATGTTACCCAGAAGATCCTGGACGGCTTGAACAAAGAATACAAATCTTCAGGAAAACCAGCTGCTGCTGATTCTACTAAGAAATAA